A region of Fibrobacter succinogenes subsp. succinogenes S85 DNA encodes the following proteins:
- a CDS encoding DMT family transporter codes for MILSSFVSRLSSLKGFALAAASAICYGTNPLGALHLYTQNYSPETVLFYRFFTAAILLFVVILAKGSHFKISFREFRALVAFGFLFAVSSLTYYASFKYMDAGLASTLLFLYPLEVSVLMAIFFKERIKAWTIASIAVSMAGVALLYRGGDGSTLSTVGCLLVFLSSISYAIYMVMANRINLQMGSVKMTFYAICFCLCFLLLYSVTLGSGLPPLFTQASSWGWGFMLGLVPTVLSLIFMVKAVKIIGSTPTAILGALEPVTAVTIGVMVFGETLTTRIIAGIALILGSTMLVAVKK; via the coding sequence ATGATTCTCTCGTCTTTCGTCTCTCGTCTATCATCTCTAAAAGGTTTCGCTCTCGCGGCTGCGTCCGCCATTTGCTACGGCACCAATCCGCTGGGCGCGTTGCATTTGTACACCCAGAATTACTCGCCGGAGACGGTCCTCTTTTACCGTTTTTTCACGGCGGCGATTCTCCTTTTTGTGGTAATTCTCGCGAAAGGTTCGCATTTTAAAATCTCGTTCCGCGAGTTCCGTGCGCTTGTCGCGTTCGGATTCCTCTTTGCGGTAAGTTCGCTTACGTACTACGCATCCTTCAAGTACATGGACGCAGGGCTTGCATCCACGCTATTGTTCCTTTATCCGCTCGAAGTCTCGGTGCTCATGGCCATTTTCTTCAAGGAACGTATAAAGGCTTGGACAATCGCTTCTATCGCGGTCTCGATGGCGGGCGTGGCGCTCTTGTATCGCGGCGGCGATGGCTCGACGCTAAGCACGGTGGGGTGCCTGCTGGTGTTTTTGTCGTCCATAAGCTATGCCATTTACATGGTGATGGCAAACCGCATCAACCTCCAGATGGGTTCTGTGAAGATGACTTTTTACGCCATCTGCTTTTGCTTGTGTTTTTTGTTGCTTTATTCCGTGACGCTTGGCTCTGGCCTCCCGCCGCTCTTTACGCAGGCAAGTTCGTGGGGTTGGGGCTTTATGCTGGGCCTTGTGCCGACGGTGCTCTCACTCATCTTCATGGTCAAGGCTGTGAAAATTATCGGCTCCACGCCCACGGCAATTCTCGGTGCTTTGGAACCCGTGACTGCCGTGACCATTGGCGTAATGGTCTTTGGAGAAACGCTAACGACTCGCATTATTGCGGGTATCGCCTTGATTCTCGGTTCTACCATGCTGGTGGCTGTGAAAAAGTAG